CTTGCCTGCCTCAATGTATTTGCGGGTGGCCTCTGCAAAGGTAAGCTGGCACTCCGTATTAACATTGATCTTTGCAACGCCAAGGCTGATGGCTTTCTTGATCTGGTCTTCCGGGATGCCTGTCCCACCGTGAAGTACTAAAGGCATGTCACCTACTTTATCCTTGATGGCAGCCAGGGTTTCAAAGCTTAAGCCTGCCCAGTTTTCCGGATATTTTCCGTGAATGTTGCCGATTCCTGCTGCCAGCATGGTTACGCCTAAGTCTGCAACCTGCTTGCACTCATCGGGATCTGCGCATTCGCCCATACCCACAACGCCGTCTTCTTCGCCGCCGATGGAGCCGACCTCTGCTTCAAGGGAAAGTCCTTTTTCTGCACAGACCTTTACAAGCTCCGTGGTCTTTTCCACATTCTCAGCGATGGGATAATGGGAACCATCAAACATAATGGATGAAAATCCCGCTTCAATGCACTTATAGCATCCGTCATAAGAACCATGATCCAGATGAAGTGCTACGGGAACAGTGATTTTTAATTCTTCGATCATGGCTTTCACCATAGCTGTTACGGTTTTATAGCCTGTCATGTATTTGCCAGCGCCTTCGGAAACACCCAGAATAACCGGGGATTTCAGCTCTTCGGCTGTCTGTAAAACAGCTTTTGTCCACTCAAGGTTGTTGATGTTGAACTGTCCAACTGCGTACTTTCCGTCTCTTGCCTTTTCAAGCATATCTTTTGCTGAAACTAACATATCACGAACCTCCATTTAAATTTTTTCTCGTACATCTTTATATTATATACCATCTTATCCTATTTGGAAAGAATAATTTTTCCAGATTGTCATTTTTATAACAAACTTACATTTTGCTTTTATCATAACTATGCTTTATAATGGGGACAGGTTCCAAATACATAATAGGAGATTTTTTATGAAACGAAAGATGAGACACGGCATTTTTCGCCGCCCAAGCTCTGAAACTACAGAAAAGCAGGAACGCCAGGAAAAACCTGAGATGTTTTCCCGCAAACAGCTGCGCCAGTTGATCTTTCCCCTGGTCATAGAACAGATACTGGCTGTTTTTATGGGAATGGCTGATATCATTATGGTAGCCTCCTGCGGTGAGGAAGCCGTATCGGGTATCTCCATCGTGGATACCATAAACGTCCTTTTGATCGGATTGTTCGGGGCAATGGCTGCAGGAGGTTCTGTTGTGACGGCCCAGTACATTGGCCGAAAGGATGAAAAAAATGTTGCCAGAGCCTCAGGCCAGCTGTTCCTTGCCGTTGGCGGGCTTTCCCTGGCCATTATGGCAGTGACCCTGATCTTTAACGGGCCGCTTCTAAGACTTATCTACGGAGAAATCGGCCAGGAGGTCATGCACAACGGGAGAATTTATTTCTACATATCCTCCCTCTCCTATCCGTTCCTGGCATTTTATAACAGCAGCGCCGCCCTTTTCAGGACAGCCGGAAACTCCAAGGTATCCATGCAGGTCTCCCTGGGTGCCAACCTCTGCAATATCGCAGGAAATTTTCTGTTAATCTACGTGTTTCAAATGGGCGTTGCAGGCGCCGGGCTTTCCACCCTGTTTTCCAGGATCCTGTCCGCTGGGGTCATGCTGGTTCTTCTTAGAAAGCAGAATCATTTCCCCGTGGAATTCCGTCTGCGCGCAGATAAGAACATGCTTCGCCAGATCCTCTATATCGGCATTCCAAACGGCCTGGAAAACAGCATTTTCCAGCTTGGAAAGCTTTTGCTGTCCAGTCTGACCGCCAGCTTCGGTACCATGGCCATTGCTGCAAATGCGGTTGCAAGCACCATCTGCGGCATGGAAACCATCCCTGCCAGCGCCATAGGCATCGCCCTGGTAACGGTGGTGGGACAGTGCGTAGGAGCCGGAGAACTGAAACAGGCCCGCAAATATATGGGAAGGCTTTTAAAAACGGCATATATCTGTCTGTGGATATTAAACCTTTCCATTATACCGTTTTTAAAACCCATATGCGGACTGTTTCATCTGTCCGGTGAAACAAGCGCCCTGGCCTTTAAGCTGATGCTTTACCACAGCATCTGCTGCATGATAATCCATCCTCTGTCCTTTTGCCTGACCAATGGCTTAAGGGCTGCCAATGACGTCCGTTTTACCATGACAGTTTCCATCTGTTCCATGTGGATCTGCCGGATTGTCATGGCTTACATATTAAGCCTCTATTTCGGCCTTGGCCTTATGGGAATCTGGATCGCCATGACCATTGACTGGCTGGTGCGCGCCATTTTCTTCTCCACCCGTGTCTTAAGCGGAAAATGGTGCCGGTATGCCAACCGGAATACCCATTAGCTTAAAAAGCTTTCAACCGCTTCCTTCATCTTATCCCCATCGCATTCTGTATCGTGGCGTACAGGCGCGGTGCGGATTTCTTCTACTGCCTGGGGTACGGGAACCCTGGATATCTTTGACAAATGATCGATGATCCGGAATTCATCCGGCTCTTCCTGTTCCCCTTCAATGGCTTTCAGAACGCTTCCCGCAAACTTATATGGACTTGCCGTGGAGGCAATGATATTCTTCGTCTGATCCTTTGTCTCCGCCTTGTACCTGTCATAGACGCAGGCTGCAACACCAGTATGGGGATCGATCAGATAGCCGGTATCTTCAAAAACCTTCTTAATGGCTTCCCCGGTTTCCTTTTCTCCTGCAAAGCCTCCCTTAAAATCTTCCATAAAGCCCTTCATGCCGGCAGTTACCGAATAGCTGCCTTTATCGCCCAGCTCCTTCATAAGGGCTGCATTGGCCTTAGCATCGCATCCTGCGCTTAAATAGATGAGACGCTCCAAGTTGCTGGAAATCAGGATATCCATGGACGGAGAACTGGTGAGAATAAAATCCCGGTTCCGGTCATAGGTTCCGGTCTGGAAGAAATCATAAAGAACCTTATTTTCATTGGAGGCACAGATAAGGGTCTTAATGGGAACACCCATCTGCTTTGCTAAGTAGGCAGCCAGAATGTTTCCAAAGTTTCCCGTAGGTACGGTCACATTAATTTCTTCTCCGTCGGAAATCTCTTCACAGGCAAGGAGCTTTGCATAGGCATAAACATAATATACCACCTGGGGAACCAGCCTTCCGATGTTGATGGAGTTGGCTGAGGAGAGCTGAAATCCCTTTTCATCAAGCCTGCGGGCAAACTCTTTATCCCCGAATATCTTTTTGACCCCTGTCTGGGCATCGTCAAAGTTTCCATGAATGGCAGCCACATGGGTGTTTTCACCTTTCTGGGTCACCATCTGAAGCTCCTGGACCCGGCTTACGCCATCCTTTGGATAAAATACGATGATTTCCGTTCCCTCCACATCGGCAAAACCTGCCATTGCAGCTTTTCCCGTGTCTCCGGAGGTGGCAGTAAGAATCACGATTTTATTTTTTACCTGGTTCTTTTTTGCCGCAACGATCATCAGATGAGGAAGAATGGAAAGCGCCATATCCTTAAATGCAATGGTGCTTCCATGGTATAATTCCAGATAATAAGCCCCGTCAGCCTTAGCCAGAGGAGCGATTTCCTCTGTATCGAATTTGCTGTCATAGGCCCGTTCAATGCAGGTCTTAAGCTCCTCAGAACTATAATCCGTAAGATACAGCTTCATGACTTCATAGGCTGTTTCCTGGTATGTCATTGCCGACAACTCTTTCATGGACTTGTCAAGCTTTGGGATAAAACACGGCATAAACAGGCCGCCGTCATCTGCCAGCCCTTTTAAGATTGCCTGGGAAGCCGTTACACCGGTCTGGCCGCCCCTTGTACTTTGATAGGATATTTCCATGGTATTTTATTCCTTTCCTGCTCTCATAAATATAATTTATCGGAACTTGCAATGCAAGCTTTCATAAAAGGGCTGCCTTTTAGCCCATCCCTCCGATTACCAGAAGCATTTTTGCTTCCGATAATATTAATGGATCAAAACCTTGCCAGAATTGTAGCATACTTTTTTTAACAGCGCAAGAAAAAAGGGCGAAAAAGTTTTCATATAACGGACAGATGTATTCACTATAGAGACAGAAGGGTTCCCTTTTTATTCTCTGTGTGGTAAAATACCCTTTGATGCAGAAAGGAGAGACAGCTTCATTGAGATACGAACACATGATGACAGGAACCTTTTTAAGCCGCCCCAACCGTTTTATTGCCCACGTCCTGATCACAAAAGAGGGCCATGGGGAAGAAGAGGTAATCTGTCACGTTAAAAATACAGGACGCTGCCGGGAGTTACTCCTCCCCGGCGTCAGGGTGCTGGTGCAGTTTCATCCGGAAGCCACAGCCCTGGGAAGAAAAACGGAATACTCCCTGATCGGCGTATGGAAAGAACGGGAAAGAGGCGGGCCGCTCCTCATTAACATGGATTCCCAGGCCCCCAATCAGGCGGCTTATGAATGGCTGCAATCCATCCGGGAAAATCCGCCCCTGCCTTTTCATCAGGCAGCGGAAACGCCTTCCATTTTAAGCCCCACAATAAAAAACATCAGACGGGAAGTCACCTATGACCAGTCACGGTTTGACCTTGCCTTTCAGGCGGTGCTGCAGGGAAGCTGTGAGGGGAAACAGGAGGAAATCCCTGCATTCATGGAAGTTAAGGGCGTCACTCTGGAGGAAAGCGGCCTTGCCATGTTTCCCGATGCACCCACGGAGCGGGGAGTAAAACATATACAGGAGCTTATAAACGCTCACAGGGAAGGGTATGAAGCCTACATCCTGTTTGTCATCCAGATGAAAGAGATGGAAGCTTTTACCCCAAACAAAAAAACCCATCCGGAATTTGCGGAAGGGTTAAAAAAAGCCAGGGAGGCCGGTGTCCATATTTTAGCTTATGACTGTGCCATTACGGAGGATTCCATTACCTTAGACATGCCCATTCCGGTATATCTGGCCTGATAAATGAAGAGATTTCCCATCCCATCAAAAAACCTGCTGACAAAAAGTCTTGGCTTTTGTCAGCAGGTTTTTGTGTATGATTTTTCAGTGAGATGATTATTGAGTCAAGCAGATATTCGCAATCCGCGGTCCTGCCTGATTCAGTTAAAATTTCCGTCCCCCGCCCCCCATGGTATGTCCTGAGGAGGTATGGGTGGTACTCCTGCCGCCGGAGGAAAGACCGCCGCCGCCATGGCCTC
The nucleotide sequence above comes from Lacrimispora sp. BS-2. Encoded proteins:
- a CDS encoding MATE family efflux transporter — its product is MKRKMRHGIFRRPSSETTEKQERQEKPEMFSRKQLRQLIFPLVIEQILAVFMGMADIIMVASCGEEAVSGISIVDTINVLLIGLFGAMAAGGSVVTAQYIGRKDEKNVARASGQLFLAVGGLSLAIMAVTLIFNGPLLRLIYGEIGQEVMHNGRIYFYISSLSYPFLAFYNSSAALFRTAGNSKVSMQVSLGANLCNIAGNFLLIYVFQMGVAGAGLSTLFSRILSAGVMLVLLRKQNHFPVEFRLRADKNMLRQILYIGIPNGLENSIFQLGKLLLSSLTASFGTMAIAANAVASTICGMETIPASAIGIALVTVVGQCVGAGELKQARKYMGRLLKTAYICLWILNLSIIPFLKPICGLFHLSGETSALAFKLMLYHSICCMIIHPLSFCLTNGLRAANDVRFTMTVSICSMWICRIVMAYILSLYFGLGLMGIWIAMTIDWLVRAIFFSTRVLSGKWCRYANRNTH
- the fba gene encoding class II fructose-1,6-bisphosphate aldolase, which produces MLVSAKDMLEKARDGKYAVGQFNINNLEWTKAVLQTAEELKSPVILGVSEGAGKYMTGYKTVTAMVKAMIEELKITVPVALHLDHGSYDGCYKCIEAGFSSIMFDGSHYPIAENVEKTTELVKVCAEKGLSLEAEVGSIGGEEDGVVGMGECADPDECKQVADLGVTMLAAGIGNIHGKYPENWAGLSFETLAAIKDKVGDMPLVLHGGTGIPEDQIKKAISLGVAKINVNTECQLTFAEATRKYIEAGKDLEGKGFDPRKLLAPGTEAIKATVKEKMELFGSVGKA
- the thrC gene encoding threonine synthase, producing MEISYQSTRGGQTGVTASQAILKGLADDGGLFMPCFIPKLDKSMKELSAMTYQETAYEVMKLYLTDYSSEELKTCIERAYDSKFDTEEIAPLAKADGAYYLELYHGSTIAFKDMALSILPHLMIVAAKKNQVKNKIVILTATSGDTGKAAMAGFADVEGTEIIVFYPKDGVSRVQELQMVTQKGENTHVAAIHGNFDDAQTGVKKIFGDKEFARRLDEKGFQLSSANSINIGRLVPQVVYYVYAYAKLLACEEISDGEEINVTVPTGNFGNILAAYLAKQMGVPIKTLICASNENKVLYDFFQTGTYDRNRDFILTSSPSMDILISSNLERLIYLSAGCDAKANAALMKELGDKGSYSVTAGMKGFMEDFKGGFAGEKETGEAIKKVFEDTGYLIDPHTGVAACVYDRYKAETKDQTKNIIASTASPYKFAGSVLKAIEGEQEEPDEFRIIDHLSKISRVPVPQAVEEIRTAPVRHDTECDGDKMKEAVESFLS
- a CDS encoding DNA/RNA nuclease SfsA: MRYEHMMTGTFLSRPNRFIAHVLITKEGHGEEEVICHVKNTGRCRELLLPGVRVLVQFHPEATALGRKTEYSLIGVWKERERGGPLLINMDSQAPNQAAYEWLQSIRENPPLPFHQAAETPSILSPTIKNIRREVTYDQSRFDLAFQAVLQGSCEGKQEEIPAFMEVKGVTLEESGLAMFPDAPTERGVKHIQELINAHREGYEAYILFVIQMKEMEAFTPNKKTHPEFAEGLKKAREAGVHILAYDCAITEDSITLDMPIPVYLA